One genomic segment of Garra rufa chromosome 13, GarRuf1.0, whole genome shotgun sequence includes these proteins:
- the smpdl3a gene encoding cyclic GMP-AMP phosphodiesterase SMPDL3A: MAFLVLLCLFGPVFSLQVSAAPVNNAFKHLQSAPKFWHISDLHLDPTYHVTEDHTKVCFSSKGVPAMDPGVFGDFLCDSPYQLILSAFTYMKQADLQPEFIIWTGDSPPHVPKEELSTDVVINVIANMTHTIRQFFPELPVYPALGNHDYWPQDQLPTSANAIYDAAAKLWSPWLNPEAVATLQKGGFYSLVIKPGLRLVSLNTNLYYSPNQVTVNMTDPAGQLQWLQETLELSRQKMEKVYVIAHVPIGYLPFAINTTAVRESHNEQLAKIFRNYSDVVQGQFYGHTHRDSIMVLLDQQGKPVNSIFVTPAVTPIKSLLEPFSNNPGVRAYLYHPENYGLLDIWQFYLNLTEANLEQKSEWKLEYIMTEAFDIEDIQPHNLHKLALRFEEPQSKAFDKYFNHFMVSYNLNITCEGLCKAIQVCAVHFLDQETYSKCITKATV, from the exons CGAAATTCTGGCATATCTCAGACCTGCACTTGGATCCAACCTACCATGTCACAGAAGACCACACCAAAGTCTGTTTTTCCTCTAAGGGTGTTCCTGCAATGGACCCTGGAGTTTTTGGTGATTTCCTGTGTGATTCCCCATACCAGCTCATTCTCTCAGCATTCACTTACATGAAACAAGCAGACCTGCAGCCTGAGTTCATTATATGGACAGG AGACAGCCCTCCACACGTTCCGAAAGAAGAGCTGTCCACTGATGTAGTAATTAATGTTATTGCCAATATGACTCACACCATACGTCAGTTCTTCCCAGAGCTGCCAGTTTATCCTGCCCTGGGCAACCACGACTACTGGCCACAG gatCAGTTGCCAACATCTGCAAATGCGATTTATGATGCTGCAGCCAAACTCTGGTCTCCATGGTTGAACCCAGAAGCTGTGGCTACTTTGCAAAAAG GCGGCTTTTACTCTCTTGTGATCAAACCTGGCCTCCGCCTGGTGAGTCTCAACACAAACCTGTACTACAGTCCTAATCAAGTGACGGTAAATATGACTGACCCCGCTGGGCAGTTGCAGTGGCTGCAGGAAACACTTGAGCTGTCAAGACAAAAGATGGAAAAG GTCTATGTAATTGCTCACGTCCCCATCGGTTACCTACCCTTTGCTATAAATACAACAGCCGTCCGGGAAAGCCACAATGAGCAACTGGCCAAAATATTTCGCAACTACAGTGACGTCGTTCAGGGTCAATTCTACGGGCACACTCATCGAGACAGCATAATGGTTCTGCTGGATCAGCAAG GGAAACCAGTGAATTCTATATTTGTTACACCTGCTGTTACACCGATCAAAAGTCTATTGGAGCCATTTTCTAACAATCCTGGGGTCCGTGCATATCTGTACCACCCTGAGAATTATGGTTTACTG GATATTTGGCAGTTCTATTTAAATCTCACAGAAGCAAACCTGGAACAAAAGTCAGAGTGGAAGCTGGAATACATTATGACCGAGGCTTTTGATATTGAAGACATTCAGCCTCACAACTTGCACAAACTTGCTCTTAGGTTCGAGGAGCCACAGAGCAAAGCCTTTGACAAGTATTTTAACCATTTTATGGTGAGCTACAACTTAAACATCACTTGCGAGGGTTTATGCAAAGCAATTCAGGTGTGTGCTGTACACTTTTTGGATCAAGAGACCTACTCAAAGTGTATTACGAAAGCCACTGTGTAG